One genomic region from Doryrhamphus excisus isolate RoL2022-K1 chromosome 14, RoL_Dexc_1.0, whole genome shotgun sequence encodes:
- the LOC131102069 gene encoding serine/threonine-protein kinase DCLK3-like: MAPPQKARLGCEVARKWKATAAPGTAYKRAGVAPAPPWPGHPRRMGQIWRAECPPRPLPHLPVFHGRHAEESAERPHLVTIIRPGQSALRKVSVLLNRRGVVSFEQLLLDISEALGFPRWHRSRVTRLFTTFAWEVKSISDFFRGDAAFLALGKARPELSSLQEALEELFPENSRYQAEALLVWEKKLRPALDKAVKADSGYSEGMNRNKNRGPDARDAAPFGNGDTDKVKMAASRKAAHLPNHLQRLRVRGGFCEAPPPLIGRFKQELERENGDKHFTSLCEGCLSRRPERPSPEWVDPLSGRVPLPPVSRKQRGRSPQTQEVRWSPPPPGLEKASGPPSEGSEVSQADIERLYDIGRQVGDGNFAVVHECRRRIDGQTLAVKIVERSRLVGREHMLQNELCLLGSLRHPRIVRLLAHHHTPARTYLVMELAGGGDLFETISQRGSFPEAEAGLMVSDVSEALKYIHRRSVVHRDLKPENLLVVHAAAGITRLKLADFGLAMIVTEPVFTICGTPTYVAPEILSETGYGVEVDMWALGVILYILLCGFAPFRSRDRDQEELFQIIKQAQLHFLSPYWDTVSPEAKDLVSGLLQSDPAARMTAEQSLQHPWLRAMASCCQQRALRCKDDRSPDCPEEEWSRHTKAAHKSPRDYLTRHPTETQSPGRQASQDGAVHAHCSDHPPIKKNNQPNDR; the protein is encoded by the exons ATGGCTCCCCCTCAGAAGGCTCGGTTGGGATGCGAAGTGGCGAGGAAATGGAAAGCAACAG CTGCACCCGGCACCGCCTACAAGCGTGCCGGCGTGGCGCCCGCACCGCCCTGGCCCGGACACCCCCGCCGCATGGGGCAGATTTGGAGGGCCGAGTGTCCTCCCCGTCCGCTCCCTCACCTGCCTGTCTTCCATGGCCGCCACGCGGAGGAGAGCGCCGAGCGTCCCCACCTGGTCACCATCATACGGCCCGGTCAGAGCGCATTGCGGAAG GTCAGCGTGCTTTTGAACCGGAGGGGCGTGGTCTCTTTCGAGCAGCTGCTATTGGACATCTCCGAGGCGCTGGGCTTCCCTCGCTGGCACAGATCTCGAGTGACACGACTCTTCACCACCTTCGCCTGGGAG GTGAAGAGCATTAGCGACTTCTTCCGTGGCGATGCGGCCTTCCTGGCGCTGGGCAAAGCTCGACCGGAGCTGAGCAGCCTGCAGGAGGCGCTGGAGGAGCTGTTCCCTGAGAATTCCCGTTACCAAGCCGAGGCGCTGCTGGTCTGGGAGAAGAAACTCCGACCGGCGTTGGATAAAGCCGTTAAAGCGGACAGCGGGTACAGCGAGGGGATGAACCGGAACAAGAACCGTGGTCCAGATGCAAGAGACGCGGCTCCGTTTGGGAATGGAGACACGGACAAGGTAAAGATGGCTGCTTCCAGGAAAGCCGCTCACCTGCCCAACCATCTACAGAGGCTACGTGTGAGGGGCGGGTTCTGCGAGGCACCGCCACCTCTCATTGGTCGATTCAAGCAGGAACTGGAGCGCGAGAACGGAGACAAACACTTCACTTCTCTGTGTGAGGGATGCTTATCAAGAAGACCCGAACGTCCCAGTCCGGAATGGGTGGACCCGCTTTCGGGAAGGGTCCCTCTTCCTCCAGTGTCCAGGAAGCAAAGAGGACGTTCACCacagacacaggaagtgaggtggAGTCCTCCACCTCCAGGACTAGAAAAAGCCTCGGGTCCTCCCTCAGAGGGCAGCGAGGTCTCCCAGGCGGACATCGAGCGCCTGTACGACATCGGTCGCCAGGTCGGGGACGGCAACTTCGCCGtggtgcacgagtgccgccgccGCATCGACGGGCAGACTTTGGCCGTGAAGATCGTGGAGCGCTCGCGGCTGGTGGGCCGAGAGCACATGCTCCAGAACGAACTGTGCCTGCTGGGCAGCCTGCGCCACCCCCGCATCGTGCGGCTGCTGGCCCACCATCACACGCCGGCCCGCACCTACCTGGTCATGGAGCTGGCCGGCGGCGGTGACCTCTTTGAGACCATCAGCCAGCGAGGGAGCTTCCCTGAGGCCGAGGCCGGACTGATGGTGTCGGACGTGAGCGAGGCGCTCAAGTACATCCACCGTAGGAGCGTCGTGCACCGGGACCTCAAACCAGAGAACCTGCTG GTTGTCCACGCCGCCGCCGGCATCACCAGACTCAAGCTGGCAGACTTTGGTCTCGCCATGATCGTGACCGAGCCCGTCTTCACCATATGTGGGACGCCGACTTACGTCGCACCAGAGATTCTCTCGGAGACAG GTTACGGTGTCGAGGTGGACATGTGGGCTCTCGGCGTCATCCTCTACATTCTCTTGTGCGGCTTCGCCCCGTTTCGAAGTCGAGATCGGGACCAAGAGGAgctgtttcagatcatcaaacaagcgcagctccacttcctgtccccgtATTGGGACACCGTTTCACCAG AAGCCAAAGATCTCGTCTCCGGACTTCTCCAGTCTGACCCCGCAGCCAGGATGACCGCTGAGCAGAGCCTGCAGCACCCTTGGCTGAGGGCCATGGCGTCGTgttgccagcagagggcgctacgCTGCAAAGATGACAGGAGCCCAGATTGTCCAGAAGAAGAATGGAGCCGACACACCAAAGCAGCCCACAAGAGTCCACGGGACTATCTGACACGGCACCCAACAGAGACCCAGTCACCTGGGAGGCAGGCTTCTCAGGACGGTGCTGTCCACGCCCACTGCAGCGACCACCcgccaatcaaaaaaaacaatcagccCAACGACAGGTAA